From the Paramormyrops kingsleyae isolate MSU_618 chromosome 7, PKINGS_0.4, whole genome shotgun sequence genome, one window contains:
- the lhx3 gene encoding LIM/homeobox protein Lhx3: MQKIPVCAGCNQHIVDRFILKVLDRHWHSKCLKCNDCQSQLADKCFSRGDSVYCKEDFFKRFGTKCAACQQGIPPTQVVRRAQDFVYHLHCFACVVCKRQLATGDEYYLMEDSRLVCKADYETAKQREADSTAKRPRTTITAKQLETLKNAYNNSPKPARHVREQLSSETGLDMRVVQVWFQNRRAKEKRLKKDAGRQRWGQYFRSMKRSRGGSKSDKDSVQEEGMDSDAEVSFTDEPSMSDVSHSNGIYSGLNETSPAIARGGGNHGNFPLDQGVIPPQDQYHDVRSSSPYGLPQSPSSLQALPGHQPLISSLVYPDSGLSIMAQGGPPNMSQAMRVMAGGNGPSSDLSTGSSGGYPDFPASPASWLDEVDHTQF; this comes from the exons ATGCAAA AGATCCCAGTTTGTGCGGGTTGCAACCAGCACATAGTGGACCGTTTCATTCTCAAAGTGTTGGACCGCCACTGGCACAGCAAGTGCCTGAAATGCAACGACTGCCAGTCCCAGCTGGCCGACAAGTGTTTCAGCAGGGGCGACAGCGTCTACTGCAAAGAGGACTTCTTCAA GAGATTTGGAACCAAATGCGCTGCCTGTCAGCAAGGTATCCCACCGACCCAAGTCGTGCGAAGGGCGCAGGACTTTGTGTATCACCTACACTGCTTCGCCTGCGTTGTATGCAAGAGGCAGCTGGCGACTGGCGACGAATATTATCTGATGGAGGACAGCAGGCTGGTGTGTAAAGCTGACTACGAGACTGCTAAACAGAGAG AGGCAGACTCCACGGCGAAAAGACCACGGACCACCATAACGGCGAAACAGCTGGAGACACTGAAAAACGCTTATAACAACTCGCCCAAGCCGGCCAGGCACGTCCGTGAGCAGCTCTCATCGGAAACCGGCCTGGACATGAGAGTGGTGCAG gtgTGGTTCCAGAACAGGCGCGCGAAGGAGAAGCGGCTGAAGAAGGACGCAGGCCGACAGAGGTGGGGGCAGTATTTCCGCAGCATGAAGAGGTCACGGGGCGGCTCAAAGTCAGACAAGGACAGCGTTCAGGAGGAGGGCATGGACAGTGATGCAGAGGTCTCCTTCACAG ATGAGCCCTCCATGTCTGACGTCAGCCATTCCAATGGGATCTACAGCGGCCTAAACGAGACGTCCCCCGCCATTGCCCGAGGAGGGGGTAACCACGGAAACTTCCCCCTAGACCAAGGGGTCATCCCGCCACAAGACCAGTACCATGACGTCCGATCCAGCAGCCCGTACGGCCTGCCCCAGTCCCCGAGTTCCCTGCAGGCCCTTCCTGGACATCAGCCGCTCATCTCCAGCCTGGTGTACCCCGACTCTGGGTTGTCCATCATGGCCCAGGGCGGGCCGCCCAACATGAGCCAGGCCATGCGGGTGATGGCTGGTGGTAACGGCCCCAGCTCAGACTTATCCACGGGCTCCAGCGGTGGATATCCGGACTTTCCAGCGAGCCCTGCCTCCTGGCTGGACGAGGTGGACCACACTCAGTTTTAA